The Chryseolinea soli genome contains a region encoding:
- a CDS encoding KdsC family phosphatase, with protein MKLILSLYTKELIKKAGNIKAIFFDADGVLSDGKIIYDENGKETKNFNVKDGFIITHLKKAGILTGIISGRDSGATAKRAVELKLDFCHQGILDKASVFEKLVKHYKLKTKEVAYIGDDINDLPVLRLAGLSVCPSDTFDYMKQEVDLVTRAGGGQGALREVADLVLAARGEMEKIIRG; from the coding sequence TTGAAACTCATCTTATCCCTTTACACCAAGGAACTCATCAAAAAGGCCGGCAACATCAAAGCCATTTTCTTTGATGCCGACGGTGTGTTGAGCGATGGCAAGATCATCTATGACGAAAATGGCAAGGAGACCAAGAACTTCAACGTGAAGGACGGCTTCATCATCACACACTTGAAAAAAGCAGGCATCCTCACCGGTATTATTTCCGGTCGCGATTCCGGCGCTACCGCCAAGCGCGCCGTTGAACTGAAACTGGACTTTTGCCACCAGGGCATCCTCGACAAAGCTTCCGTGTTTGAAAAACTGGTGAAGCACTATAAACTCAAAACGAAAGAAGTGGCCTACATCGGCGACGACATCAACGACCTGCCTGTGCTGCGACTCGCGGGCCTCAGCGTTTGCCCCAGCGACACGTTCGACTACATGAAGCAGGAAGTGGACCTGGTGACGCGTGCAGGCGGTGGACAAGGCGCGTTGCGCGAAGTGGCCGACCTGGTGCTGGCCGCCCGCGGCGAAATGGAAAAAATTATAAGAGGATAA
- the kdsA gene encoding 3-deoxy-8-phosphooctulonate synthase, which produces MNTFEETVKVTDTITLGGDRMVLFSGPCVVESYDLCLETGTRMKAICEELDIDYVFKSSFDKANRTAATSYRGPSLEGGLEILSRVKQALHVPIVTDVHESYQCAEVATVVDVLQIPAYLCRQTDLLKAAARTGKAVKVKKGQFMAPEDMKYAVDKVRNEGNPNVFLTERGISFGYHTLVVDMRSLPIMRKFTPVVFDVTHSIQQPGGRGATSGGQREFAPFLARAAAAVGVDGFFIETHPRPEKALSDGPNMIPLREMEDFLRMLQRYWKMGREE; this is translated from the coding sequence ATGAATACGTTTGAAGAAACCGTGAAGGTGACCGACACCATCACGCTGGGCGGCGATCGCATGGTTTTGTTCAGCGGGCCTTGCGTGGTCGAAAGCTACGACCTCTGTCTGGAGACCGGCACGCGCATGAAGGCCATCTGCGAAGAACTCGATATCGACTACGTTTTTAAATCCTCGTTCGACAAAGCCAACCGCACAGCAGCCACCTCGTACCGCGGCCCTTCGCTGGAAGGTGGACTGGAGATCTTGTCGCGTGTGAAGCAAGCGCTGCACGTGCCGATCGTTACCGACGTGCACGAGTCGTATCAATGCGCCGAGGTGGCCACGGTGGTGGATGTGTTGCAGATACCGGCCTATCTCTGTCGTCAAACGGACCTGCTAAAGGCAGCCGCCCGCACGGGCAAGGCCGTGAAAGTGAAAAAAGGACAGTTCATGGCGCCGGAAGACATGAAATATGCCGTGGACAAAGTGCGCAACGAAGGCAATCCTAATGTTTTCCTGACCGAGCGCGGCATCAGCTTTGGCTATCACACCTTGGTGGTGGACATGCGCTCGTTGCCCATCATGCGCAAGTTCACGCCCGTGGTTTTCGATGTAACGCACTCCATCCAACAACCCGGAGGAAGAGGAGCAACATCCGGCGGGCAGCGTGAGTTTGCGCCCTTTCTGGCGCGGGCCGCGGCCGCGGTGGGCGTGGATGGATTTTTTATTGAAACGCACCCTCGCCCGGAAAAAGCCCTCAGCGACGGACCCAACATGATTCCCCTGCGGGAGATGGAAGACTTTTTGAGGATGCTGCAGCGCTATTGGAAAATGGGACGTGAAGAATAG
- the cysC gene encoding adenylyl-sulfate kinase, producing MNHLYPIKTKVSKHQREKVLNQRASVIWFTGLSGSGKSTLAVQLEAQLHALGFKTYLLDGDNIRTGLNKDLTFTDEGRVENIRRIGEVSKLMTDAGVIVLSAFISPFNADRDQVKNIVGAENYIEIFVDAPLEVCEQRDVKGLYKKARAGEVKNFTGIDSPYETPVHPDLTVPTGEWSVEESIGKLMAFILPRVKLK from the coding sequence ATGAATCATCTGTATCCCATTAAGACGAAAGTCAGCAAACACCAGCGCGAGAAGGTGTTGAATCAACGCGCCTCCGTGATCTGGTTTACGGGTTTATCCGGTTCCGGGAAGTCAACGCTGGCTGTGCAATTGGAGGCGCAGCTCCACGCCTTGGGATTTAAGACCTACCTGCTGGACGGCGACAACATCCGCACCGGCCTCAACAAAGACCTGACCTTTACCGACGAAGGTCGCGTAGAAAATATCCGCCGTATCGGCGAAGTATCCAAATTGATGACGGATGCCGGCGTCATCGTGCTGTCGGCTTTCATTTCGCCTTTCAACGCCGACCGCGATCAGGTGAAGAACATTGTAGGAGCTGAAAATTATATCGAGATCTTTGTCGATGCCCCGCTGGAGGTGTGCGAGCAACGCGATGTGAAAGGATTGTATAAAAAGGCGCGGGCAGGGGAGGTAAAGAATTTCACCGGCATCGATTCGCCGTATGAGACGCCCGTCCATCCCGATCTGACCGTTCCCACGGGCGAATGGAGCGTGGAAGAGTCGATCGGGAAGCTTATGGCGTTTATTTTACCGCGGGTAAAATTGAAGTAA
- the cysD gene encoding sulfate adenylyltransferase subunit CysD produces MSQYYLSHLKELEAEAIFVIREVVAQFERPALLFSGGKDSIVLAFLSRKAFAPARIPFPLVHIDTGHNFPETMEYRDWLVKELDVKLVVGSVQESIDKGRAKEETGFNASRNALQTVTLLDTIEQNKYDAAMGGARRDEEKARAKERFFSHRDEFGQWDPKNQRPELWNLFNGRKHIGEHFRVFPISNWTEMDVWQYIQAENIPIPSLYLAHEREVIERDGALLSTSPWLKLKEHEVPTRKIVRFRTCGDMPITGAVESDADSVERIIEEIAASRKTERGTRHDDKRSETAMEDRKKSGYF; encoded by the coding sequence ATGAGTCAATATTATTTAAGTCATTTAAAAGAGCTGGAAGCGGAGGCGATCTTTGTGATCCGTGAAGTGGTGGCGCAGTTTGAGAGACCGGCGTTGTTGTTTTCCGGAGGCAAGGACTCCATCGTGCTGGCCTTTCTGTCGCGCAAAGCCTTTGCCCCAGCGCGCATACCCTTTCCGTTGGTACACATCGACACCGGCCACAATTTCCCGGAGACAATGGAGTATCGCGACTGGCTGGTGAAAGAACTCGACGTGAAGTTGGTGGTAGGCTCCGTACAGGAAAGCATCGACAAGGGCAGGGCGAAAGAGGAGACCGGCTTCAACGCCAGCCGCAATGCCCTGCAGACGGTTACACTGCTCGACACCATCGAACAAAATAAATACGATGCCGCCATGGGCGGTGCCCGTCGTGATGAAGAAAAGGCCCGTGCCAAAGAGCGCTTCTTCTCGCACCGCGACGAGTTTGGTCAATGGGACCCGAAGAACCAGCGTCCTGAGCTTTGGAACCTGTTCAATGGTCGCAAGCACATCGGCGAGCATTTCCGGGTATTCCCCATCAGTAACTGGACCGAGATGGACGTGTGGCAATACATCCAGGCCGAGAACATTCCGATTCCAAGCCTGTACCTGGCGCACGAACGCGAAGTGATCGAGCGCGATGGCGCACTCCTCTCTACGTCACCCTGGTTGAAACTGAAGGAGCATGAAGTCCCTACCCGTAAGATCGTTCGCTTCCGTACCTGTGGCGATATGCCGATCACCGGGGCGGTGGAGTCGGATGCCGATTCGGTGGAGAGGATCATTGAAGAGATCGCCGCTTCGCGTAAAACGGAGCGCGGTACCCGTCATGACGACAAGCGTTCGGAGACGGCGATGGAGGATAGAAAAAAGAGTGGATATTTTTAA
- the cysN gene encoding sulfate adenylyltransferase subunit CysN: MSNVNNQLLRFTTAGSVDDGKSTLIGRLLYDSKSIFEDQLEAVEASSAKKGFDYVDLSLLTDGLKSEREQGITIDVAYRYFATPKRKFIIADTPGHIQYTRNMVTGASTANLALILIDARKGLVEQTHRHSFIASLLKIPHVIVCVNKMDLVNYAEDVYEKIVEDYKAFSSKLEISDIQFVPISALVGDNVVHRSENMEWYQGATLMHMLETAHIESDHNHIDSRFPVQYVVRPQSKEYHDFRGYAGRVAGGIFRPGEDVVVLPSGFTSKIKSISLGNEVLEEAFAPMSVTMTLEDEIDISRGDIIAKPNNHPHADQDIDMMLCWMNQRPIHLNTKLYVRHNTKEVRGVLKEIQYKLDISTLHRIENVEQLTMNEIARVKIRTAQPLAFDSYRRNRITGSVILIDEGTNETVAAGMIV; the protein is encoded by the coding sequence ATGAGTAACGTGAATAATCAACTTCTCCGGTTTACGACAGCAGGTAGTGTGGATGATGGTAAGAGTACCCTTATCGGGCGCTTGTTGTACGATAGCAAATCGATATTTGAAGATCAGTTGGAAGCGGTGGAAGCTTCCAGCGCAAAAAAAGGGTTTGACTATGTGGATCTGTCGCTGCTTACGGATGGATTGAAGTCCGAGCGGGAGCAAGGCATCACGATCGATGTAGCCTACCGCTACTTTGCCACGCCCAAGCGCAAGTTCATTATTGCCGACACCCCGGGCCACATTCAGTATACCCGCAACATGGTGACCGGCGCTTCAACAGCCAACCTGGCCCTCATTCTTATCGATGCGCGCAAAGGCTTGGTGGAGCAAACCCATCGCCACTCGTTTATCGCCTCGTTGCTGAAGATCCCCCACGTGATTGTCTGCGTGAACAAGATGGACCTGGTGAATTATGCCGAGGACGTTTACGAGAAAATTGTAGAAGACTATAAAGCTTTCTCCTCTAAACTGGAGATCTCCGATATCCAGTTCGTTCCTATCAGCGCACTGGTCGGCGACAACGTAGTACACCGTTCTGAAAACATGGAATGGTACCAGGGCGCTACTTTGATGCACATGCTGGAAACGGCGCACATTGAAAGTGACCATAACCATATCGATAGCCGGTTCCCGGTGCAGTATGTGGTGCGGCCGCAGTCGAAGGAGTATCATGATTTCAGGGGCTATGCAGGCCGCGTGGCTGGAGGCATTTTCAGACCCGGTGAAGACGTGGTAGTGCTGCCTTCCGGATTTACGTCGAAGATCAAATCCATTTCATTGGGGAATGAGGTGTTGGAAGAAGCCTTCGCGCCCATGTCCGTCACCATGACGCTGGAGGACGAGATCGACATCAGCCGCGGCGATATCATCGCCAAACCCAACAATCATCCGCACGCCGACCAGGACATCGACATGATGTTGTGCTGGATGAACCAGCGGCCGATCCATCTGAATACAAAACTCTACGTGCGCCACAACACCAAAGAGGTGAGAGGCGTGTTGAAGGAGATTCAGTACAAGCTTGATATCAGCACCTTGCACCGGATCGAGAATGTGGAGCAATTGACGATGAACGAGATCGCGCGGGTCAAGATTCGTACAGCGCAGCCGTTGGCATTTGACAGCTATCGGCGCAATCGGATCACGGGAAGCGTGATTTTGATTGATGAGGGGACGAATGAGACGGTGGCGGCGGGAATGATCGTGTAG
- a CDS encoding GxxExxY protein: MKTTDQLNALSREIINCAIAVHSEMGPGLLESVYQHCLTREFFLRGIAYASLVPIPLIYKGQVLNKDYVIDILVEDEIILELKAVEGVLPIHEAQLISYMKLAQKRLGFLINFNVPLLRQGLKRFVNKL, from the coding sequence ATGAAAACTACAGATCAATTGAATGCCTTGTCTCGCGAAATTATTAATTGTGCTATAGCGGTTCATAGTGAGATGGGGCCGGGTTTGCTGGAGTCTGTATATCAACATTGTCTTACGAGGGAATTCTTTTTGCGTGGTATTGCGTATGCTTCGCTTGTCCCCATTCCGCTTATCTATAAGGGTCAGGTATTGAACAAGGATTATGTGATCGACATCCTGGTTGAAGACGAAATAATTCTGGAGCTAAAAGCTGTAGAGGGAGTTCTGCCGATCCACGAAGCTCAACTCATCAGTTATATGAAACTTGCCCAAAAGAGGTTGGGATTTCTTATTAACTTTAACGTCCCTTTACTAAGACAGGGCCTCAAAAGATTCGTAAACAAACTCTAA
- the cysQ gene encoding 3'(2'),5'-bisphosphate nucleotidase CysQ produces MQAPTLLITAITAAEKACAEILAVYHSNDFQAEAKGDNSPLTLADRKAHQAITAILQASSAYPILSEEGKTIPYVERKDWGYFWMVDPLDGTKEFIKRNDEFTVNIALIHQGRPVLGVVAVPVTGDVFYATEGEGAFLKRGPFPAPLPRKPPTDLTQPGLRVVASRSHMNPETEAFIGRLTAPELVSAGSSLKFMLLAEGKADVYPRYAPTMEWDTAAADAIVREVGLTVRSQAQGDRDETATGVLMYNKESLLNPSFLVS; encoded by the coding sequence ATGCAAGCACCCACGCTCCTAATCACCGCCATCACTGCCGCAGAAAAAGCCTGCGCCGAGATTCTCGCTGTCTACCACTCCAACGATTTCCAAGCCGAAGCCAAAGGCGACAACTCCCCGTTAACCCTGGCCGACCGGAAAGCACACCAAGCCATCACGGCCATACTACAGGCGTCGTCCGCTTACCCCATTCTCAGCGAGGAAGGCAAAACCATTCCTTACGTCGAACGCAAAGACTGGGGCTACTTTTGGATGGTCGACCCCCTGGACGGCACGAAGGAATTCATCAAACGTAACGATGAGTTCACGGTGAACATCGCCCTCATCCACCAAGGTCGGCCCGTGCTGGGGGTAGTGGCGGTGCCCGTCACGGGCGATGTGTTTTATGCGACAGAGGGTGAGGGTGCGTTTTTGAAGCGAGGCCCCTTCCCCGCGCCCCTTCCCCGGAAGCCACCAACCGACCTTACTCAGCCAGGATTACGGGTGGTTGCCTCCCGGTCGCACATGAATCCCGAAACGGAGGCCTTTATCGGCCGGCTGACGGCCCCCGAGTTGGTTTCGGCTGGGAGTAGCCTGAAATTCATGCTCTTGGCCGAGGGAAAGGCCGATGTCTATCCCCGCTATGCCCCCACGATGGAGTGGGATACTGCAGCGGCGGACGCGATCGTGCGGGAGGTGGGATTGACCGTGAGAAGCCAGGCACAGGGCGATCGCGACGAAACGGCAACGGGGGTCTTGATGTATAACAAGGAAAGCCTTCTGAACCCGTCTTTTTTGGTTTCATAA
- a CDS encoding polysaccharide biosynthesis/export family protein has product MNRIWLIFGLALIALSSCVPNRKLVYLQKDDLKNRDEIPKDTVLRTHQLKIREYTIQPLDLLAINFETLSDETDAFDFLSKLTPQQRTSSGGGSGGGNSAQNGILVDGDGYIEFAVLGRMKMAGLTLFAARDSLQAVAGKYLPDVVVRVRLLNFRFTLLGEVNGERTVTSTNTRLTLMEAIGLGGGLGELADRTHIKVVRQVENRTDVYYVNLLKEDFIESPYYYVQQNDVIIVPPLKQRPFRKYFLPNLAVVTALISFTALIITLTR; this is encoded by the coding sequence ATGAACCGTATCTGGCTGATTTTTGGGCTTGCTCTGATTGCCCTAAGTTCGTGTGTTCCCAACCGGAAGTTGGTTTATCTGCAGAAGGATGATTTGAAGAACCGCGATGAAATTCCGAAAGACACTGTGCTGAGAACGCATCAGCTTAAAATACGGGAGTACACCATTCAGCCGTTGGATTTGCTTGCCATTAATTTTGAGACCCTCAGCGATGAAACCGATGCCTTTGATTTTCTTTCCAAACTAACTCCGCAGCAGAGAACTTCTTCAGGAGGAGGGAGTGGCGGGGGAAACTCAGCCCAAAACGGCATCTTGGTGGACGGCGACGGCTATATTGAATTTGCCGTGCTGGGCAGAATGAAAATGGCCGGGCTGACCCTGTTTGCTGCGCGCGATTCGCTTCAAGCTGTTGCGGGAAAGTATTTGCCGGACGTTGTGGTTCGGGTGCGGTTATTGAATTTCAGATTTACGCTTTTGGGCGAGGTGAACGGAGAAAGAACCGTTACCTCAACCAACACGCGTTTGACATTGATGGAGGCAATAGGCCTTGGCGGTGGCTTGGGGGAGTTAGCGGATAGAACCCACATAAAAGTTGTGCGGCAAGTGGAGAATAGGACCGACGTTTACTATGTTAATCTTCTCAAGGAGGATTTTATTGAATCGCCATATTACTACGTCCAGCAGAATGACGTGATCATTGTGCCCCCCCTGAAGCAAAGACCCTTCAGAAAATATTTTCTCCCGAATCTAGCCGTCGTCACGGCTTTGATATCCTTTACAGCATTGATTATAACCTTGACCCGCTAA
- a CDS encoding polysaccharide biosynthesis tyrosine autokinase, with protein sequence MSTSTTPASDFTEASGNKNAGSLQINFKRVASRAIKFWYLIVLSLIVAVFIAYTTNRYSARTYPIRASILIKENDENLGAKFLYNNELLNPYRNFLNEIYIMKSYPLIQEVLESLGFEISIFREGDIVTTEYYDPDFPVKFRVLPESKSPYGKSFYFTVKDDQTFSLQHLGENEEMGNEFSALHFSDTIRVNGSVLIVQRVGSLAEIRGKRFTVRFNNPVSMAMQYSNRLNANWAQPGAAVVNLEITGAVPQKEIDFLTRFIERYQFYDVEKKNKAATMALQFLDDQLVIISDSLSMYEDQVENFKKRNIITNLDEETDRLYQKLIGYEEQKFQYHLIDNYFAYIEKLLESNQYDVVFTPASVGITDEVVGGLITSLIELQAQINLYETNKSKGVENLQNNPRLQSALQRMELIKKDIGKTIENSRKTQEINVKFINDQIKLVNDELAKLPRTERELVGIQRNYSLRETLYIFLLQKRAEAGLSKASTTSDVVVVNPPMAGGALTPKIVQNYALGVASGLLVPLLVFLLLEVLNDRIQSKEDIEKLTGVPVIGGIGHNKASDPLIVYRKPRSAMAESFRALRSNLNYFTSNKDHQVFMVTSSIPGEGKSFTTLNISTVLALAGKRTVILGADLRKPKLYDDLGLHNNVGLSQYLSGMATLEQVIQSSEVSNLFLIAGGPMPPNPSELLIRPAMGDLIEHLRKQFDFVIIDTPPLTFVTDAFVLSGFADHTLFVVRQDFTPRAALEHLDDFYSTGKLTNISILFNDLRKSGLGYGYGGYGYGYGYGYGYGYRAKNDSGYYSDN encoded by the coding sequence TTGAGCACCTCTACCACACCGGCATCAGACTTTACGGAGGCTTCCGGAAACAAAAACGCTGGAAGTCTGCAAATCAATTTTAAGCGCGTGGCCTCACGCGCCATCAAGTTTTGGTATTTGATTGTGTTGTCACTGATCGTAGCGGTCTTCATTGCCTATACGACAAACCGATACAGCGCCAGAACCTATCCCATTCGGGCTTCGATCCTGATAAAGGAAAACGATGAAAACCTGGGTGCCAAATTTCTGTACAACAATGAACTGTTGAATCCCTACCGAAATTTTCTGAATGAAATTTACATTATGAAGTCCTATCCCCTCATCCAGGAAGTTCTGGAAAGCCTGGGGTTTGAGATTTCAATCTTCAGAGAAGGCGATATTGTGACTACGGAGTACTATGATCCGGATTTCCCTGTGAAGTTTAGAGTGCTACCCGAAAGTAAATCTCCTTACGGGAAATCTTTTTATTTTACCGTGAAGGATGATCAGACCTTTAGTTTGCAGCATCTGGGCGAAAATGAAGAAATGGGCAATGAATTTTCGGCTCTTCATTTTTCGGATACCATTCGGGTCAATGGTTCGGTTCTGATTGTTCAAAGGGTCGGATCTCTTGCAGAAATCAGGGGTAAAAGATTTACCGTCCGGTTTAACAACCCGGTCTCCATGGCGATGCAGTATTCCAACCGGTTGAATGCGAATTGGGCGCAACCCGGAGCGGCGGTTGTGAACCTCGAAATTACCGGAGCTGTCCCACAGAAAGAAATTGATTTCCTAACTCGGTTTATTGAGCGATATCAATTTTATGACGTAGAGAAGAAAAACAAAGCAGCGACCATGGCGCTACAGTTTCTAGACGACCAGCTTGTGATTATTAGTGATTCGTTGTCCATGTATGAAGATCAAGTGGAGAATTTCAAGAAACGCAATATCATTACGAACCTGGATGAGGAGACCGACCGTTTGTATCAGAAGCTTATCGGGTATGAAGAACAGAAATTTCAATACCATCTAATTGATAATTACTTCGCTTACATAGAGAAGCTTTTGGAGAGCAATCAATATGATGTTGTTTTTACCCCCGCCAGTGTCGGTATTACGGATGAGGTTGTAGGCGGTTTAATAACCAGCCTCATTGAACTTCAGGCTCAGATTAATTTGTATGAAACCAATAAATCGAAGGGTGTTGAAAATTTGCAGAATAACCCTCGATTGCAAAGTGCCCTGCAGCGGATGGAGTTAATAAAGAAGGATATTGGTAAGACCATTGAAAATAGTAGAAAGACACAGGAAATAAATGTAAAGTTTATCAATGATCAAATAAAACTGGTGAACGATGAGCTCGCAAAATTACCCAGGACCGAGCGTGAGCTCGTCGGGATTCAACGGAACTATTCATTGCGAGAGACCCTTTATATCTTCCTTTTGCAGAAACGTGCGGAGGCCGGACTATCCAAGGCTTCGACAACATCCGATGTTGTCGTTGTCAATCCGCCAATGGCAGGAGGAGCGTTGACACCGAAGATCGTGCAGAACTATGCCTTAGGCGTGGCCTCAGGGTTGCTCGTACCCCTTTTAGTTTTCCTGCTACTGGAGGTTTTGAATGATAGAATTCAGTCCAAAGAGGATATAGAGAAACTGACTGGTGTTCCCGTAATCGGAGGCATCGGACATAACAAAGCATCTGATCCGCTCATTGTGTATCGCAAGCCAAGATCGGCGATGGCGGAATCCTTCCGGGCCTTGCGTTCGAACCTGAATTATTTCACCAGTAACAAGGATCACCAGGTGTTTATGGTGACTTCTTCTATACCGGGTGAAGGAAAGTCTTTCACCACTTTGAACATTTCGACAGTATTGGCATTGGCGGGAAAAAGAACCGTGATACTGGGTGCCGACTTAAGAAAACCCAAATTGTATGACGACTTAGGTCTCCACAATAATGTGGGCTTGAGTCAATACCTCTCGGGTATGGCGACACTGGAACAAGTCATTCAATCCAGTGAAGTAAGTAATCTATTTCTCATAGCCGGTGGGCCAATGCCGCCTAATCCAAGCGAATTGCTAATTCGACCCGCTATGGGAGATTTGATCGAACATCTACGTAAGCAATTTGATTTCGTAATTATCGATACGCCACCGTTGACATTTGTTACTGATGCGTTTGTATTGTCCGGATTCGCAGACCATACGCTGTTTGTGGTGAGGCAGGATTTTACACCGCGCGCAGCACTGGAGCATCTGGATGATTTTTATTCGACCGGGAAACTTACAAATATTAGCATTCTCTTCAACGATTTGCGAAAGTCTGGACTTGGCTATGGGTACGGTGGATATGGATATGGATACGGATATGGGTATGGGTACGGATATAGAGCGAAAAACGACTCTGGGTACTACTCTGATAATTAG
- a CDS encoding DCC1-like thiol-disulfide oxidoreductase family protein, whose amino-acid sequence MIRYLIDVIERAYTKKIDGSGLALFRIVYGVVLLCEVIQLFYFRHLVFDKIPYLSPSEIDFAIPLIFWMISLVFLIVGLYTRYAAIVNYILSVTLIGTIQSYEYHMFYMFVGTNFLLIFLNVSQVNSLDRLRSKLKYSTTRFQLEPTRKVNALHYYAIPLMSVGFTYLDSVFFKLTSHIWLSGLGMWAPVSLPQTTQFNVSFLLNLKWVMLGLGYITLIFELLFIFLFWRKKWRWFLFVVGVGLHIGIVVMFPIPWFGLGMMSFYLLLVPVGTWSKIRKAFQAKKPLLEFFYDEECPLCIRVKIILSHFDVFNVIEFKSVQRYAAQTPALSNYSQEQLLNSIFSVSSKGKVLKGIDTYIFVFLRLPALFPLGLIMKFPGVYQISKLVYRKVAEDRVVERCTEDNCGYTPVPVYIADTDNIKLLKNLTLKQFKIRVITFLLVFFVILQLNVSYNSDLVNAVKTKIGFKNSAPERIIQKITSPARKFSKIYFGICHHPLFLDSHFDGYNHIIAIEAVGENGKTYWLPIIDKNGMPGSYLYGFVWAKWTFRVNSPRINQNRLAQGIRDFTAFWATNNGIPLNKFKFNVYVKKVEVPSQWKLDHLNNQIKQNWQLAGEAHWEGDNFVSSLKQIEDL is encoded by the coding sequence ATGATCAGATATTTGATAGATGTGATTGAGAGGGCGTATACGAAAAAGATAGACGGTTCTGGCTTGGCGCTGTTTAGAATAGTCTACGGTGTGGTGCTATTGTGTGAAGTCATTCAGCTATTCTATTTTCGTCACCTTGTATTCGATAAGATACCCTACCTGTCTCCTTCGGAGATTGATTTTGCCATTCCATTAATATTTTGGATGATATCGCTTGTCTTTCTAATCGTAGGGCTATATACCCGATATGCCGCGATTGTTAACTATATCCTTTCCGTTACGCTTATTGGAACCATTCAATCCTATGAGTATCATATGTTCTACATGTTTGTGGGGACAAATTTCCTGCTGATATTTTTGAATGTAAGCCAGGTGAATTCCCTTGACAGGCTTAGAAGTAAGCTGAAATACTCAACAACTCGTTTCCAATTGGAACCAACCCGGAAAGTGAACGCATTACATTATTATGCGATTCCGTTAATGTCCGTCGGCTTTACTTACCTGGATTCCGTTTTTTTTAAACTAACGTCTCATATTTGGCTCAGCGGGCTTGGCATGTGGGCGCCGGTATCGCTTCCACAAACCACACAATTCAATGTATCATTCTTGCTGAATCTAAAGTGGGTAATGCTTGGTTTGGGTTACATAACCTTGATTTTTGAGCTACTGTTCATTTTTTTATTTTGGAGAAAAAAATGGAGATGGTTCTTATTCGTCGTTGGGGTAGGCTTGCACATCGGTATTGTAGTGATGTTCCCCATTCCATGGTTTGGGCTCGGTATGATGTCTTTTTATCTTCTGCTGGTGCCCGTTGGTACTTGGAGCAAAATCAGGAAGGCATTCCAAGCGAAGAAACCTCTGTTGGAATTTTTTTATGACGAGGAGTGCCCGTTGTGTATCCGTGTGAAAATTATTCTGTCTCATTTCGACGTTTTCAACGTCATTGAATTTAAGAGTGTCCAACGATACGCGGCTCAAACTCCTGCACTTTCAAACTATTCGCAAGAGCAACTTCTAAACTCCATTTTTTCAGTGTCGTCAAAGGGCAAGGTACTGAAGGGAATAGATACTTATATTTTTGTCTTTCTTCGCCTGCCGGCATTGTTTCCACTTGGTCTTATCATGAAGTTCCCTGGAGTATATCAAATTTCTAAGCTGGTTTATCGTAAAGTCGCTGAGGATAGAGTTGTTGAACGCTGTACGGAGGACAATTGTGGATATACACCGGTACCGGTATATATTGCAGACACAGATAATATTAAGCTGCTGAAAAATTTAACGTTAAAGCAATTCAAAATTCGCGTCATTACCTTCTTGTTAGTTTTTTTTGTGATTCTCCAACTAAACGTTTCGTACAATTCGGATTTGGTCAACGCAGTGAAGACGAAAATAGGATTCAAGAATAGCGCTCCGGAACGGATTATCCAGAAGATAACGAGTCCTGCGCGTAAATTCAGTAAAATTTATTTTGGTATATGTCATCACCCGTTATTCCTGGATAGTCACTTCGACGGCTATAATCATATCATTGCAATAGAAGCTGTTGGTGAGAATGGAAAGACGTATTGGCTGCCGATTATTGACAAGAATGGAATGCCCGGTTCCTACCTATACGGATTTGTCTGGGCAAAATGGACCTTCAGGGTTAACTCTCCGCGTATTAATCAAAATCGACTGGCACAAGGAATAAGAGATTTTACGGCATTTTGGGCAACCAACAATGGGATTCCTCTTAACAAGTTTAAATTTAATGTGTACGTGAAGAAAGTAGAGGTTCCGTCCCAATGGAAATTGGATCATTTAAACAATCAAATAAAGCAAAATTGGCAATTAGCAGGTGAGGCCCATTGGGAAGGAGACAATTTTGTATCCAGTCTAAAGCAAATCGAGGACCTTTAA